CAGACTATCCTGAAGGGGATACTCCACTATCAATATTGAAAATTGAATCGGAAGAAATGTATGGAAAGAATTTAGGTAATATAATTATTAAAATTAGTTTTGAAGACGAAGTAGGGAATAGATTTAATCAAGTATATATTTTAAAGAATGGTAAGAATAATAATTTTGCTAAATTTATTTTTAATGCATTAGGGTATGAACCTGAAGGTCAATTTAGCATTAACGATTTAGTAGGTAAAAAAATAATGGCAACAATATCTCATTTTTATAATGAACAAGGCTTAGGTTATGCAAATATTGCATTTTGTAGACCTGCTTAATATATTTTTAAAGGAGATGTTAAAATGGCACTAAAAAAGGCTAAGAGATATGAACTTCCAGATACACAGATCGATAAGGCAAATGAGAAGAATTTAGTACAAACAGGGGGAAACTCAGTAAGCAACATAGGAACCACAATAAAATTCCCACCCAATAGGGTGTTTGGTAATACTGAGGATACTTCATCGATTAATATCGAATATATTAATCAAAACATAGATACAGATAAGTATACGTCAATATTAAGGTATTTTTTTAAAGGTAAAGAACACAAACTAGAAGTTAATAGGTCAAGCTATCTACGTAAAAATGAGATTATTAAACTTCAAGATTTTGGACTTCAAGTAACTGAGCGTAATGCTCATGATATTATTAAGCAACTAGAGATTGCAGAAAGGAATGCACCAATAAATAAGGTACATTCAAAAATTGGATTTGATATTTATGATAGAAATTATGTTTTTAAGCACTCCAGAGGTGTTAATGTATATTCCTCATATATAGGGAAGTTAGATATATCGCCTAAAGGGGATTATGGCACATGGTATAAAAATCTACATGAAAATGTAATAGGGAATATACCACTTGAAGCTATGTTGGTAGTTGGTTTTTCTTCTGCAATTGTTGGATTATTAAGTATATTATCAAATAAAGATTCTCTTGTTGTACATCTTTCAGGAGATAGTACTACTGGTAAGACTACTGCTTCAATGCTAGCCATTTCAATTTGGGGGAATCCTAGCACTAAAATATCAAATGGTCTGTCTACTACTTGGAATACAACTGAAAACGCTATGTTCCATAATATTGTTGGAAATCACGGATTAGCAGTTCTCTTTGATGAGGTATCAATGAATAATTCATTAGATTTTACTAAGTTCATATATAAATTTACGGGAAATAAAGACAAATCAAGATTAAACAAAGAATCTAAATTGGAAGTTGCTGGAACATGGGGAACTGTTATAATAACCAATGGTGAATTTTCACTGCTAATAAAATCTAAGAAAAATACAGGAGCACAATTGCGTATCATAGATTTTAATAATATTGCATGGACTAAGGATGCAATAAGTGCTGATGAAATTAATCAATGTATTTTAGAAAACTATGGACATGCAGGTACTATATTTGTTGGAAAGTTACTTGAAATGAAGGTAGATGATATACATGATGAGATTATAGAATTGAAGGAGTACACAGTTGAACAAATGAAGGAAAAGGGGGTTAAGGATAAATATGTGGAAAGAAGATCATTGAATTATGCAATACTAATGTATACAGCTTATAAAGTAAGTGAGCTTTTATCAATTCCATTGCACATTGAAGATATATGGAATTTTTTAATGGATAATGAAAAGGAATCAATTGAGGGTAGAGACTTGCAAAACAAAGCATACACATACTTTTTAGAGCAAGTAAATATAAATCATAATAAGTTTATACATTCAGATTCAATGCAAACTTCTAATCCTATAGATATAAAGAATTCTGGTTATGAAATTATGGGGAAGATAAATGTATTAACAAAAGAAAACTATAACGAAATATGCATATTTCAAAATTATTTTAATGAATTAATGAAGAACGGAGGATTTGAGGACTCTAAAATCATTCTTAAAAAGTGGAAAGATGAAGGCATACTTGATTGTGAGGCTGATAGATATACTAGAAAAAGGACTTTAATACCAAGTATGGGTGCTGTTCCAATCTATGTTATAAGGGTTAAGAAAGAAGATTTCAGTGATAAAGATAGATCCATTTTCTAGAATTTCGTGATTATTCCCGTTCAAATTTTCAAAAGCGTGAAATATTAAATGGTTGTTGAATCAGCGAATTATGCATTTTTCCCGTTTTCACGTAGTATATTCAATAAATAAAATATATAACTAGTGATAATTGTTTCAATATATATTTATTTTCAGTCTTTAATAATATGCTATAAAAATTTACGTGAAAACGGGAAAATGAATTAAAATGCACAGTTGTCCTACGATTTAACTTTTGCAATCATGTGAAAAAGAATGTGAGGTTTACGATATTAATTAGTGAATTAATAATTATTTAGAGGAATGATAAATTGAAGGATCCAAAGGGAAATAAAAAACTCATAAATATATATTATTACATTGTAATAATCCTATTAGAGACTATTATGATAGAAGATGTTAGGTATTAAATAATAATAGAAATACTAGGTTCATTAGTAACAACAAAAATAGTCAAATGACGACAAAAATTAATGATAAATATTAAAATTTAAGGAGGAAAGTACATGAAAATGGAAGGTAATAACATATTAAATGAATACCCAGATGTATTAAATGCAAAAATGATTGCAAAATCATTAGGGATTGGATATGTAAAAGCACTTAATCTAATAAAATATGGTGGCATTAAATATATTAAAATTGGTAATGTATATCGAGTACCTAAAACATGTTTCATTGATTGGTTGTGTAATGGAAGCAGCAAAGAAATACAATTCTAATGTTAATATTAGTCCAAAGGCTAAATGCCTTTGGACTCATAATTAAAACTAAAAAAGGGGGGCTTATAATGGCAAGTGGGCACATAAGAAAAAGAGAATATAAAAGTGGTGTATCTTGGCAAATAGTTATAGAAAATGGAGTTGATTCAGTAGGTAATAGAATAAGAAAGTATAAGACTGTTAAGGGAACAAAGAAAGAAGCTCAAAAAGTAATGACTAAGATGTTGAATGAGCTCAATAATGGAACTTTTATAGAACCAACTAAAACAACACTAGGGCAGTACATGAAAGAATGGATGGAAACATATATAGAACCAAATTTATCTCCCACAACATTGGTTAGTTACAAAGCTAATGTTGATGGTCATATCATACCTAAATTGGGGCATATCCCTATCCAAAATCTAAATGCAATTGATATACAAAGATTCTACAATGAACTTTCAAAAGAGATTAATCCAAGAACAAAAAAACCTCTATCTGCTAGAACAATAGAGCATATACATGCAAATTTAAAATCTGCATTAAAGCAAGCAGTCAAATTAGGATTAATTGAAAAGAATCCAGCTGATGCTACTACAATACAAAGGGCTAAAGATTATAAGGCAACTGTTTATGATGAAGATGAGGTGAAAAACCTATTTAAATATGTCAAGGGAACAAGATTAGAAGTTCCTGTAGTATTAGCTGTAGGTTTAGGATTGAGAAGAGGTGAGGTATTAGGTTTAAGATGGTCATCGATTGATTTTAAAGAGAAGAAAATAAAAATAGAAACAAGCTTAGCCTATGTAAATAAAGAATTTATTTTCAAATCTCCAAAGAGCGCTGCTGGAGAAAGAACATTAGTTATGCCAGAATCTCTAATAGAACTTCTAAAAAAGCATCATAAAGAGCAGAGCCTGATCAAACTGGCATTAGGTGAGTCTTACCAAAATAGTGATTTAGTATGTTGTAAGGAAGATGGAAGTCCTATAATCCCTGGTACCTTTTCTCATATATTTACGGATTTCTTGAAAGATTATGGTCTTAAAGAAATCAGATTCCATGACCTTAGACATACCCATGCATCGCTCCTATTAAAGTACGGTATAGCCGCAAAGGTAGCTTCAACACGATTAGGGCATTCTTCAATTGGGATTACATTAGATTTATATTCACACATATATAGTGAGGCAGAAGTTGAAGTAGCAAACAAAATTGAAAGTGGCATATTTCAAAATCAAGCTATCTAAAAACTATTTCC
The DNA window shown above is from Tissierella sp. Yu-01 and carries:
- a CDS encoding DUF927 domain-containing protein, coding for MALKKAKRYELPDTQIDKANEKNLVQTGGNSVSNIGTTIKFPPNRVFGNTEDTSSINIEYINQNIDTDKYTSILRYFFKGKEHKLEVNRSSYLRKNEIIKLQDFGLQVTERNAHDIIKQLEIAERNAPINKVHSKIGFDIYDRNYVFKHSRGVNVYSSYIGKLDISPKGDYGTWYKNLHENVIGNIPLEAMLVVGFSSAIVGLLSILSNKDSLVVHLSGDSTTGKTTASMLAISIWGNPSTKISNGLSTTWNTTENAMFHNIVGNHGLAVLFDEVSMNNSLDFTKFIYKFTGNKDKSRLNKESKLEVAGTWGTVIITNGEFSLLIKSKKNTGAQLRIIDFNNIAWTKDAISADEINQCILENYGHAGTIFVGKLLEMKVDDIHDEIIELKEYTVEQMKEKGVKDKYVERRSLNYAILMYTAYKVSELLSIPLHIEDIWNFLMDNEKESIEGRDLQNKAYTYFLEQVNINHNKFIHSDSMQTSNPIDIKNSGYEIMGKINVLTKENYNEICIFQNYFNELMKNGGFEDSKIILKKWKDEGILDCEADRYTRKRTLIPSMGAVPIYVIRVKKEDFSDKDRSIF
- a CDS encoding helix-turn-helix domain-containing protein produces the protein MKMEGNNILNEYPDVLNAKMIAKSLGIGYVKALNLIKYGGIKYIKIGNVYRVPKTCFIDWLCNGSSKEIQF
- a CDS encoding tyrosine-type recombinase/integrase, with translation MASGHIRKREYKSGVSWQIVIENGVDSVGNRIRKYKTVKGTKKEAQKVMTKMLNELNNGTFIEPTKTTLGQYMKEWMETYIEPNLSPTTLVSYKANVDGHIIPKLGHIPIQNLNAIDIQRFYNELSKEINPRTKKPLSARTIEHIHANLKSALKQAVKLGLIEKNPADATTIQRAKDYKATVYDEDEVKNLFKYVKGTRLEVPVVLAVGLGLRRGEVLGLRWSSIDFKEKKIKIETSLAYVNKEFIFKSPKSAAGERTLVMPESLIELLKKHHKEQSLIKLALGESYQNSDLVCCKEDGSPIIPGTFSHIFTDFLKDYGLKEIRFHDLRHTHASLLLKYGIAAKVASTRLGHSSIGITLDLYSHIYSEAEVEVANKIESGIFQNQAI